A part of Olleya sp. Bg11-27 genomic DNA contains:
- the secE gene encoding preprotein translocase subunit SecE, which yields MAGIVNYIKESFGELKNNVTWTPWSEAQSLTILVAVFSIIFSLVIWGIDTVFGKVISTYFNLITGK from the coding sequence ATGGCTGGAATAGTAAACTATATAAAAGAATCATTTGGAGAATTAAAAAACAACGTAACTTGGACGCCTTGGTCTGAAGCACAAAGTTTAACAATCCTAGTGGCTGTCTTTTCAATTATTTTCTCTTTAGTAATATGGGGAATTGATACTGTTTTTGGTAAAGTTATTAGTACTTACTTTAATCTTATAACAGGTAAATAA
- the rplL gene encoding 50S ribosomal protein L7/L12, translated as MADLKDFAEQLVNLTVKEVNELATILKDEYGIEPAAAAVAVAAGPAAGGEAEEAQTEFDVILKAAGSSKLAVVKLVKELTGLGLKEAKGLVDDAPSAIKEGVTKDEAEALKTSLEEAGAEVELK; from the coding sequence ATGGCAGATTTAAAAGATTTCGCAGAACAATTAGTTAACCTTACTGTTAAAGAAGTAAATGAGTTAGCTACTATTTTAAAAGATGAATATGGTATCGAGCCTGCTGCTGCTGCAGTAGCTGTTGCAGCTGGTCCTGCTGCAGGAGGTGAAGCTGAAGAAGCTCAAACTGAATTTGATGTTATTTTAAAAGCGGCTGGTAGTTCTAAATTAGCAGTAGTAAAATTAGTTAAGGAATTAACTGGTTTAGGTTTAAAAGAAGCTAAAGGTTTAGTTGATGATGCACCAAGTGCAATCAAAGAAGGAGTTACTAAAGATGAAGCAGAAGCTTTAAAGACTTCTCTAGAAGAAGCTGGAGCAGAGGTTGAGCTTAAGTAA
- the tuf gene encoding elongation factor Tu: MAKATFDRSKPHLNIGTIGHVDHGKTTLTAAITKVLADAGLSEAKSFDQIDNAPEEKERGITINTSHVEYSTANRHYAHVDCPGHADYVKNMVTGAAQMDGAILVVAATDGPMPQTREHILLGRQVGIPRMVVFMNKVDMVDDEELLELVDMEIRELLSFYEYDGDNGPVIAGSALGALNGEQKWVDSVMELMEAVDNWIEEPVRDMDKPFLMPIEDVFSITGRGTVATGRIETGVGNTGDAVEIIGMGAEKLTSTITGIEMFRQILDRGEAGDNAGILLRGIEKSQISRGMVIVKPGSVTPHANFKAEVYILKKEEGGRHTPFHNNYRPQFYVRTTDVTGNIKLPEGVEMVMPGDNLTIHVELIQKIAMNIGLRFAIREGGRTVGAGQVTEILD, from the coding sequence ATGGCAAAGGCAACTTTCGATCGTTCAAAACCACACTTAAATATTGGTACAATTGGACACGTAGATCACGGTAAAACAACTTTAACTGCTGCTATTACTAAAGTATTAGCTGATGCAGGTTTATCAGAAGCAAAATCTTTCGATCAGATTGATAACGCTCCAGAAGAAAAAGAAAGAGGTATTACAATTAACACTTCACACGTTGAGTATTCAACAGCTAATCGTCACTATGCACACGTAGATTGTCCAGGTCACGCCGATTACGTTAAGAATATGGTAACTGGTGCTGCACAAATGGATGGAGCTATTTTAGTGGTAGCTGCAACTGATGGACCAATGCCACAAACTCGTGAGCATATCCTTTTAGGTCGTCAGGTAGGAATTCCTCGTATGGTTGTATTCATGAATAAAGTGGATATGGTTGATGATGAAGAGTTACTTGAATTAGTAGACATGGAAATCAGAGAATTATTATCATTCTACGAATATGATGGTGATAATGGACCTGTTATTGCTGGTTCTGCTTTAGGAGCACTTAACGGTGAGCAAAAATGGGTAGATTCTGTAATGGAATTAATGGAAGCTGTTGATAACTGGATCGAAGAGCCAGTTCGTGATATGGACAAGCCATTCTTAATGCCTATTGAAGATGTATTTTCAATTACTGGTCGTGGAACTGTAGCTACAGGTCGTATCGAAACTGGTGTTGGTAATACAGGTGATGCTGTTGAAATCATTGGTATGGGAGCTGAAAAGTTAACATCTACAATTACAGGAATTGAAATGTTCCGTCAAATATTAGATAGAGGTGAAGCTGGAGATAATGCAGGTATCTTATTAAGAGGAATTGAGAAGTCTCAAATCTCTAGAGGTATGGTTATTGTTAAGCCAGGTTCTGTAACACCACATGCTAATTTCAAAGCAGAGGTTTATATCCTTAAAAAAGAAGAAGGTGGACGTCACACGCCATTCCATAATAACTACCGTCCTCAGTTCTATGTACGTACAACTGATGTAACAGGAAACATTAAGTTACCTGAAGGAGTAGAAATGGTTATGCCTGGTGATAACTTAACAATTCACGTTGAGTTAATCCAAAAGATCGCAATGAATATTGGTCTACGTTTCGCAATACGTGAAGGTGGTAGAACAGTAGGTGCTGGTCAGGTAACTGAAATTTTAGACTAA
- the rplA gene encoding 50S ribosomal protein L1: MARLTKKQKESVAKIEKDKVYSIKEASALVKEITNTKFDASVDLAIRLGVDPRKANQMVRGVVSLPHGTGKDVKVLALVTPDKEAEAKEAGADYVGLDEYLDKIKSGWTDVDVIITMPSVMGKLGPLGRVLGPRGLMPNPKTGTVTMDVAKAVTEVKAGKIDFKVDKTGIVHASIGKASFSADKIEDNANELLTTIMKLKPTTAKGIYVKSIFMSSTMSPSIAVDTKIG, from the coding sequence ATGGCAAGATTAACAAAGAAACAAAAAGAATCTGTAGCAAAAATTGAAAAGGATAAAGTATATTCTATCAAAGAAGCTTCAGCATTAGTAAAAGAAATAACTAATACAAAGTTTGACGCTTCTGTAGATTTAGCAATTCGTTTAGGGGTTGACCCAAGAAAAGCTAATCAAATGGTTAGAGGTGTAGTATCTCTTCCTCATGGTACAGGTAAAGACGTTAAAGTTTTAGCATTAGTAACTCCAGATAAAGAAGCAGAAGCAAAAGAAGCTGGTGCAGATTACGTTGGTTTAGATGAGTACCTTGATAAAATCAAGAGTGGTTGGACAGACGTTGATGTAATTATCACTATGCCTAGTGTTATGGGTAAATTAGGTCCTTTAGGACGTGTATTAGGTCCTCGTGGTTTAATGCCTAACCCAAAGACAGGAACTGTAACAATGGATGTAGCAAAAGCTGTAACTGAAGTTAAAGCTGGTAAAATTGACTTTAAAGTTGATAAAACTGGTATCGTTCATGCTTCAATTGGTAAAGCATCTTTTAGTGCTGACAAGATTGAGGACAATGCAAATGAATTATTAACAACAATAATGAAACTTAAACCAACTACTGCTAAAGGTATTTATGTAAAAAGCATTTTTATGTCTTCTACAATGAGTCCTAGTATAGCTGTAGATACTAAAATAGGTTAA
- the nusG gene encoding transcription termination/antitermination protein NusG, giving the protein MAEVGEKKWYVVRAVSGQENKIKTYIENEISRLGLQDYVEQVLVPTENVVQIRNGKKVNKEKVYFSGYIMIKANLTGEVPHIIRSITNVIGFLGATKGGDPLPLRQSEVNRMLGKVDELSVDADVNVAIPFTKGETVKVIDGPFNGFDGTIENINEEKRKLEVMVKIFGRKTPLELSYMQVEKI; this is encoded by the coding sequence ATGGCTGAAGTAGGAGAGAAAAAGTGGTACGTAGTTAGAGCTGTAAGTGGTCAAGAAAATAAAATTAAAACGTATATTGAGAACGAGATTTCTCGATTAGGTTTACAGGATTACGTTGAGCAGGTTTTAGTACCTACTGAAAATGTAGTTCAAATTCGTAATGGAAAAAAAGTAAATAAAGAAAAAGTTTACTTTAGTGGTTACATTATGATTAAAGCAAATTTAACTGGAGAAGTACCTCATATTATTAGATCAATAACTAATGTTATTGGTTTTTTAGGTGCAACAAAAGGTGGAGATCCATTACCTTTAAGACAGTCTGAAGTAAACAGAATGTTAGGTAAGGTTGATGAGCTTTCAGTAGATGCAGATGTTAACGTTGCCATTCCTTTTACTAAGGGAGAAACGGTTAAAGTTATTGATGGACCATTTAATGGTTTTGATGGTACTATTGAAAATATTAATGAAGAAAAGCGTAAGCTTGAGGTAATGGTTAAGATTTTCGGTAGAAAGACACCATTAGAATTAAGTTATATGCAAGTAGAAAAAATATAA
- a CDS encoding tyrosine-type recombinase/integrase, with amino-acid sequence MLLKAFLDYLLLEKKYSELTVNAYQKDITSFLSFLEEEEQSNTIKVVNYSQIRSWIVFLVEKNIANRSINRKISALNSFYKFLLKINEVDINPLAKHKALKVSKKVQIPFSEKEITTVLDQINHNQDFEGVRNKLIIELFYSTGIRRIELINITLKDVDLENKTIKILGKRNKERIIPLLPMVIESINSYILEKNKLEIIEDKAHLFLTKKGVKIYETLVYRIINDYFSKASSKVKKSPHILRHSFATHLLNQGAELNAVKELLGHSSLAATQVYTHNSIAELKKVYAKAHPRSKK; translated from the coding sequence ATGTTATTAAAAGCCTTTTTAGATTATTTACTGCTCGAAAAAAAATATTCAGAGCTAACGGTTAATGCCTATCAAAAAGATATTACATCATTTTTGTCTTTTTTAGAGGAGGAAGAACAAAGTAATACGATTAAAGTGGTTAATTATTCTCAAATTAGATCCTGGATTGTTTTTTTAGTCGAAAAAAATATAGCCAATCGGAGCATTAATAGAAAAATATCAGCATTGAATAGCTTTTATAAATTTTTATTAAAAATTAATGAAGTTGATATAAATCCACTAGCAAAACACAAAGCACTTAAGGTTAGTAAAAAAGTGCAGATCCCTTTTTCTGAGAAAGAAATAACGACCGTTTTAGATCAAATAAATCACAATCAAGATTTTGAAGGTGTAAGAAATAAATTAATCATAGAATTATTTTACTCGACAGGAATTAGACGTATCGAATTGATAAACATTACCTTAAAAGATGTTGATTTAGAAAATAAAACAATTAAGATTTTAGGGAAAAGAAATAAAGAGCGTATTATTCCATTATTACCAATGGTTATTGAAAGTATCAATAGTTATATTTTAGAGAAAAATAAACTTGAAATTATTGAGGATAAAGCGCATTTATTTTTAACAAAAAAAGGCGTTAAAATTTATGAAACTCTTGTTTACAGAATTATAAATGATTACTTTAGTAAAGCTTCCAGTAAAGTAAAGAAAAGTCCACATATACTTAGACATTCTTTTGCGACACATCTTTTAAATCAAGGTGCAGAGTTAAATGCTGTTAAGGAGTTATTGGGACATTCAAGCTTAGCTGCAACTCAGGTGTATACGCATAATAGTATTGCAGAGTTGAAAAAAGTGTACGCGAAAGCGCACCCACGAAGCAAAAAATAA
- the hpf gene encoding ribosome hibernation-promoting factor, HPF/YfiA family: MKVNTQAVNFNADPQLLAFIQKRMDKLETYYDKVIQSEVYLKVEKSSNKLNKIFEAKINVPGDSLIVKKQCRTFEEGADIAVASLERQLKKRKQKIRENFKNIS; this comes from the coding sequence ATGAAGGTAAACACACAGGCTGTAAATTTTAATGCCGATCCCCAATTATTAGCGTTTATTCAAAAGCGAATGGATAAGCTAGAGACGTATTATGATAAAGTAATACAATCAGAAGTCTATTTAAAAGTAGAAAAAAGTAGTAATAAACTCAATAAAATATTCGAAGCTAAAATAAATGTACCAGGAGATAGTCTAATTGTAAAGAAGCAATGTAGGACGTTTGAAGAGGGTGCGGACATAGCTGTAGCGTCTTTAGAGCGTCAGTTAAAAAAGCGAAAACAAAAAATAAGAGAAAATTTTAAAAATATTTCATAA
- the rplK gene encoding 50S ribosomal protein L11 yields MAKELGKVVKLQVRGGAANPSPPVGPALGAAGVNIMEFCKQFNARTQDKAGKVLPVVISVYKDKSFDFVIKTPPAAVQLLEAAKLKKGSGEPHVKKVAKVSWDQVKTIAEDKMVDLNAFTIESAMKMIAGTARSMGITVKGGDAPN; encoded by the coding sequence ATGGCAAAAGAATTAGGTAAAGTAGTTAAGCTACAAGTTAGGGGAGGTGCAGCGAATCCGTCGCCACCGGTTGGACCCGCTTTAGGTGCTGCTGGAGTAAATATCATGGAATTCTGTAAGCAATTTAATGCAAGAACCCAAGATAAAGCTGGTAAGGTTTTACCAGTTGTGATTTCTGTTTACAAAGACAAATCATTTGACTTTGTAATCAAAACACCTCCTGCTGCAGTACAATTATTAGAAGCGGCCAAATTAAAAAAAGGTTCAGGAGAACCACACGTTAAAAAAGTAGCAAAAGTTTCTTGGGATCAAGTCAAAACTATTGCAGAGGATAAAATGGTAGATTTAAATGCATTTACTATCGAGTCTGCAATGAAGATGATTGCTGGTACTGCAAGATCTATGGGTATAACTGTTAAAGGTGGTGATGCACCAAATTAA
- the rplJ gene encoding 50S ribosomal protein L10, which produces MTREEKSQVIKDLTVQLAENSNIYIADISGLNAGVTSDLRRACFKANIKLAVVKNTLLEKAMEASDREFGDLPSILKGNTSVMYSETGNAPAKLIKAFRKKSEKPLLKGAFIEEAVYLGDDQLDMLVDIKSREELIGDIVGLLQSPAKNVISALKSSGGTLSGILKTLSQKEG; this is translated from the coding sequence ATGACAAGAGAAGAAAAATCACAAGTAATTAAAGACTTAACTGTACAATTAGCTGAAAATTCAAATATCTACATAGCAGATATTTCAGGTTTAAACGCAGGAGTTACTTCGGACTTACGTCGTGCTTGTTTTAAAGCAAACATTAAGTTAGCTGTAGTTAAAAATACATTACTTGAGAAAGCAATGGAAGCTTCGGATAGAGAATTCGGAGACTTACCATCGATATTAAAAGGAAATACATCTGTGATGTATTCTGAAACTGGAAACGCTCCAGCTAAATTAATCAAAGCGTTCAGAAAAAAATCTGAAAAGCCTTTATTAAAAGGTGCTTTTATTGAAGAAGCTGTTTATTTAGGAGACGATCAGTTAGATATGTTAGTAGACATCAAGTCTAGAGAAGAGTTAATTGGTGATATCGTAGGATTATTACAATCGCCAGCTAAAAACGTTATATCGGCTCTTAAATCTAGCGGTGGAACACTTTCAGGTATCTTAAAGACATTATCTCAGAAAGAGGGATAA